In Arachis hypogaea cultivar Tifrunner unplaced genomic scaffold, arahy.Tifrunner.gnm2.J5K5 arahy.Tifrunner.gnm2.scaffold_87, whole genome shotgun sequence, the sequence ACAGACTTCATTGCAGCTCTCAATTCCTATAAAGCaccaaataatataaatataccacaagtaaaaagaaaatggaaataaaaaatGAAGCAACATAAACAACAAAGCAAACCTGAAAAGCCCTAGATTGGCAATCGACAAAACTTAGGTAAGTATGCTCCTTATCATTCCAATTTACAGATCTGGATTCTGAAAAAAATCCTAATTTTCAAGTTTCTTCTCCTCAAATTTACAAATTTACTTTGTTCAAGCTGCAAAGAAATTATTAAAGCATGTTTGTTCAAGCTGCAAGGAAATAGTGTAACTTGTGTGTCActtgatattttatatataaaatgcaACTACTTTCAACTATTTATAAGCCAACTGAACTAACATGGTGTCATGTGCATTTTAGTCAATATCTTACTAAAAACCCTAAGAGCATCACCATTCAATCATTCCCTTAAATACCTCTTTTTCCAAATAAAAGGAAAGTGACATGTCATGTGGATGTAACTTTGGTAGACTGTCACTCAATAGTTTAATTATTATAATCCCTCATGGTTTAAGCATGGTAGTTATTGTTGAAATAACAGTAGCACCaagcaaccaaaaagaaaaaaaaggattcATGCGCATCAGTATATCTATAATAACATAATATCAAGACATGTAATGGGTGTTATAAAGATAACATAATTCAGATATCTATAATAACAATGATATCCAAACTTTTCTCAATATGAAAGTTGCTCAAGAATTgataattttaacacaaatttaaaatttacaacATATTTAACATAAATAACATTTTTAGGCATGTAGCTATTATATTTGGCTTCTTAATAACCATGTACTTCCAAATTGTAGGAAACTTACCACATTATCTAGTTCAAGCATCTCTACATATCTCTTTTTCGATACATCGTTACTTGAAGTGGCCCTTTCAATAGAAGCAGGATCCTGAGACATATAATCCATGATTAGCTTAATGAATAAACCTCATACTTATTTAAATGTGTCAGCCATAAATCTTGATGATATATTACAGAAGGAAAAAGTTAACACAACATACAACTTCCCACTACCTAATCCTTCTATGAGTATAtaagaatacatgataaaatGGGGATTTCTAATCTTTATCAAAAGTAACAGAGCCTatcaatgaaaaagaaagaattttaaGCCATACAGGAAAATATTATCTTGCAAGAGTATAGAAGCATACAGGCCATACAGGAAATACTCCCATGTCTCACAAGAGTCATCTATACCCTTCTAATATGAATGTAATAGATATTTACACAACCTTGGAGCAAATTCGACTATCAACTCAAATTACTTTGAATCAAAACTTGGCCAAGACCTTCAATTCAAAATTAATGTTATGGATGCGATATAAGCTTGGGTGGGAtcaaatatgataaataatatgGACAAGAGAAAAAATAGTATCGGTAGAACTTAAAAGtagttataaattttaataaatggaATACCTTCAACTAACAGCTATACTAACTTTCTTCGCATGCTATGTTGGTCAAGCTCAATAACAGATTtgacaaaatgaaaataatattgaaCACAATGGAAAAGTTACATACTTTGAAAGGGCAAGAAACAAGCATGCCAATAAATCTCTGTCAAATCAGCAGCTCTAATTGTGTACAAGGCACTCTTGAGTCCACGTGAAACAAGATAATTCTGAGTGTCCTTCGACAAAGAATATCCCTTGTACACACTAACAGGAGGATCACATACCTGAAAGGCAAGACAATAACACAATGGGAAAAGTCAATACCTCATTCTCAATAGCCTTTGAATATTCCTTCTACATTTCACTATTGTCATGGGAGACAAGAACCACAAACAAAACAACCACATAAATAGCCACTAGTGTCCTGTCCAATAAAACAGATAAAGTAACCACACCACCCATTGTAATCATGCAGAGAAgagaataattatctaaaaaggGGAAACAACAAAAAGTAATTCGAATAGCAGCAACAATAGAAACTAATTGTTAGAAACATGAATAAGAGAGCATTATAGAGAAACTAGTTGTTAGAAACATGAATAAGAGAGCATTATAGATAATATAGGGTTCCAAAAGAGAATAATTACAGAGGATCCAACTTGAGACTGGCAATCAACGAGTGTATCATATACTCCAACGATGTCCCCATTTCGGACTACAAAGAAGGTGACCTTCTCCTCGTGCTCCATAACAGACGCCACAGGTTCAGGCTCCACCACCTTCTTCTTGCGGCCTTTCTtggcagaggaggaggaggagtagcAGCAGCGAGAGGGAAACCTAGCGAGCACGAATTGAGGGCGGGGAGAGAGAGTAGGAGGAAGAGTTAGCTTAATGGGGAAGTTGCAGAGGGAACGGCGGCTGGATAGGAAGCGAGCGAAGATGGCGGCAGTGTAGGATGAGAGGTTGGAGAAGCAGTTCATGACACAGCTGCAGGGTTAGTTGCAACCGATTCCCTGCTTCTTCTCAGCTCGATCGCCctcactctccctctcttccttGCGAGCATCGACTGCGACGGCGGCTGCCAGCTCCGTCGGCGCCGTCTCCTTCCTCCTCCCTCTCTTTCCTTCTCCGTTTTCCCTCTCTCTCTGCGTTTCCGTGGGTGTGTGCGTGTGTTACCGTGAGGAGGGGGTGTTGAGGGTTTGTATTTTGGGAAATtaggggtttggggtttagggttagggattgtgatttttaatttgggaattagagtttaaaattaagaatttataaaaaaatttggattgaatagatattttgataaaatcgatggatagaataataattttaaattaaatatattctattaaaaatattttaaaataaatcatataaactattattagtttttaattattaaattttaaattttaaatatatgaaaaactcaaaaattaattatttttatttatatttaacaattaatttttttaatttaaaaaattaatttttagtcaatatttaaaatttaattattaatacaaattatatactaatttataaaaaaatataaaataatatatattatttttaaaaattaatcattttgtgacaaaccgtgaccatagactcctttAAGTCACTCTCAAagtcgtgaccatagacccttttaggtcacccttccgaaaaaccgtgaccatagacgctttttggtcactgtaaaaaatcgtgaccatagactcctttaggccacccccaaaaccgtgaccatagacccttttaggccactcccaaaaccgtgaccatagatcccttAGGCCACTccccaaaaccgtgactatagacccttttaggccacccccaaaaccgtgaccatagatccctttaggtcacccccaaaatcgtgatcataaacccttttaggtcacccttttttgaaaaaccgtgaccatagccccctTTTAGTCactgtaaaaaatcgtgaccataggccCATTAGGTCatcccaaaatcgtgaccatagacccttttaggtcatcctccaaaaccgtgaccatagacccctttaggccacccttaaaaccgtgaccatagacccttttaggtcactcttttttgaaaaaccgtgaccatagaccctttttggtcactgtaaaaatcgtgaccataaacctctttaggtcacccctcaaaaccgtgaccataaaccctTTTGGGCcaccattttttcaaaaaaccgtaaccataggtactctatggtcacgCTTTCcaaaaaaaccatgaccatagctttttttttttggtcacccTAAGTCTATGGTAACCGTGGCTATAGACTCAAAATGTTGCAGTGGTTATTTCTGCTTTGATTTTTGCGCAACTCTACTTAAATTGCTAACGCTTTTCGTGTCAACATTTTTAAATTTGTgcacgaagaaaaagaaaaaaaattattgagaTCAATATTTGAAATCTGTGCACGAAAATGCAAAATAGTTTATGCAAAAAAAGGGGCAACGGCtaaataattaaacattttaCTTAATATGTTTCGCATGTatcttaaaaatacatattagctAAAACTTAATAATATTATGAAATACTAAATTTATCGCtacaaatatttttcttttaatatcattgtatttttatttgaatacaTTGAGTGCAGACAAAATAATAGAGGCTAAAGTCATTCATTTATATCCACAATTTGAATTTGTGAGTACGACTCATGGCTTTGAATTCCtagtattcttcttcttctatagaaaaaaaaatagtaaatcatCAATCCAATCCACCAAGTTTAATAATCTATTCAAGTTCTTTTCAGAAAACGAAATAGAAGATAATGGTGGCACGTGGCATAACCTTGAGGCACAATTATACTTGGGCAATATCAGCTGAACTGAACCTGCTCACTACCATAGCCACTCACCAATTACATAATCCACTCTATCTAAGCAAACTTATCCAAAAAAGAAGTGACGACACACAACACCATGTCCAGCTTCACTCACGCCACCACATTACTCCATGCCCACATCAAAACCAAGCAGAAAACAACCACTCTGgccgccgccaccaccaccaacaaccaAGCACCATTTTATGctgaacaaaagataataatagCACCAACAGTAGTAGTAGAAGAAAAGTAAT encodes:
- the LOC114927255 gene encoding uncharacterized protein — encoded protein: MNCFSNLSSYTAAIFARFLSSRRSLCNFPIKLTLPPTLSPRPQFVLARFPSRCCYSSSSSAKKGRKKKVVEPEPVASVMEHEEKVTFFVVRNGDIVGVYDTLVDCQSQVGSSVCDPPVSVYKGYSLSKDTQNYLVSRGLKSALYTIRAADLTEIYWHACFLPFQRSCFY